In Serratia sp. FDAARGOS_506, a genomic segment contains:
- a CDS encoding DUF2291 family protein translates to MSMRIALAVTVVLTLSGCRIVSEKKLAELRSPVNPHVAQAAEIYRSQIAPQAVKTAQPLGELIARIAQAKDFDSACGLLGYRAQPEFPCYFNVKVSGEVAAVNTRSRSGKLTLKLADAPLGSVEVQIGPVYRGTALRDSYRGLSYSDFNDQVLFGDFARAINQASIDELAGSQPKVGDHITVYGVFSSWQAPAEPLLITPVRIQP, encoded by the coding sequence ATGTCGATGCGCATTGCGCTGGCCGTCACCGTCGTCTTGACGTTGAGCGGTTGCCGTATCGTCTCGGAGAAAAAGCTGGCGGAGCTTCGCTCCCCGGTGAATCCGCATGTGGCACAGGCGGCGGAGATTTACCGCAGCCAAATCGCCCCGCAAGCGGTCAAAACGGCGCAACCGCTGGGCGAACTGATCGCCCGGATCGCCCAGGCCAAGGATTTTGACAGCGCCTGCGGTCTGCTGGGGTACCGCGCTCAACCGGAGTTTCCTTGTTATTTCAACGTTAAGGTCAGCGGTGAAGTCGCGGCGGTCAACACCCGTTCGCGCAGCGGAAAATTAACGCTCAAACTGGCCGATGCGCCGCTCGGTAGCGTGGAGGTGCAGATCGGGCCGGTTTATCGCGGTACGGCGTTGCGCGACAGCTATCGCGGCCTGAGCTACAGCGATTTCAATGACCAAGTATTGTTCGGCGATTTTGCCAGGGCGATCAATCAGGCTTCGATCGACGAACTGGCCGGATCCCAGCCCAAGGTGGGTGACCACATTACCGTGTATGGCGTATTCAGCAGCTGGCAGGCACCTGCCGAGCCGCTGTTGATCACGCCGGTACGCATTCAACCTTAA
- a CDS encoding D-ribose ABC transporter substrate-binding protein: protein MRKIATYLTLLTGFACTSAMAAEKGTIAILVNSLDNPYYSAEAKGAETKAKSLGYQTLVLSHGEDVKRQGELISLVIGRKVQGIILDNADSQASVAAVQQAKNAGIPVVLINREIPVDGVALAQITHNNFQAGSDVANQFVEKMGETGKYAELTCNLADNNCVTRSQSFHNVIDQYPEMVSVARQDAKGNLLEGKRIMDSILQAHPDIKGVICGNGPVALGAVAALKAAGRQDVTVVGIDGSNDERDAILNGSLYASVMLQAQAIAAQGVEILDGYFQSGSYTGKERVMFRGILIGKDNAQRVSDFNFKP, encoded by the coding sequence ATGAGAAAAATAGCCACTTACCTTACCCTGCTCACCGGTTTTGCCTGTACCTCAGCCATGGCGGCGGAAAAGGGCACGATCGCCATTCTGGTCAACTCGCTGGATAACCCTTATTACTCCGCAGAGGCCAAAGGGGCTGAAACCAAAGCCAAGTCCCTCGGCTACCAGACGCTGGTGTTGTCGCACGGCGAAGACGTTAAGCGCCAAGGGGAGCTGATCAGCCTGGTAATCGGCCGCAAGGTTCAGGGCATCATTTTGGATAATGCCGATTCCCAAGCCAGCGTCGCCGCCGTGCAGCAGGCGAAAAACGCCGGCATTCCGGTGGTGTTGATCAACCGCGAGATCCCGGTTGACGGCGTGGCGCTGGCGCAGATCACCCATAACAACTTCCAGGCCGGCTCGGACGTCGCCAACCAGTTTGTGGAAAAAATGGGGGAAACCGGCAAATACGCTGAGCTGACCTGCAACCTGGCGGACAATAACTGCGTCACGCGCTCGCAGTCGTTCCATAACGTGATCGACCAATATCCAGAGATGGTCAGCGTGGCGCGGCAGGACGCCAAGGGCAACCTGCTGGAAGGGAAACGCATCATGGACAGCATCCTGCAGGCGCACCCGGACATCAAAGGCGTGATCTGCGGCAACGGCCCGGTCGCGTTGGGCGCCGTAGCGGCGCTCAAGGCCGCCGGCCGGCAGGATGTCACCGTAGTGGGGATCGACGGCAGCAATGATGAGCGCGACGCCATTCTTAACGGTAGCCTCTACGCCAGCGTGATGTTGCAGGCGCAGGCGATCGCCGCGCAGGGCGTTGAAATCCTCGATGGCTATTTCCAATCCGGCAGCTATACCGGCAAGGAGCGCGTGATGTTCCGCGGCATCCTGATCGGCAAAGACAATGCGCAACGGGTCAGTGACTTCAACTTCAAACCGTAA
- a CDS encoding GolD/DthD family dehydrogenase — MERNEYDVNLRYGVDSRMSLAGKVVVITGGLGGIAMAANRLLLEKGARLVLMYPAFEQDKAAAALRELGEEQVFCQVCDVTDSDSVAAAFNAAQYRFGRLDILVNCAGYVNLQPATEVTLEEWQRHLAVNLTGPFLCSQELARRAITAGHGGKIINIASQAASIAIDDHCAYTSAKAGLLGMTKVMAKEWAPHGITVNTLSPTVVLTPMGEKAWRGEKGEAMKKLIPLGRFAYTDEIAAAILFFASNGSDMITGADLMIDGGFTIW, encoded by the coding sequence ATGGAGCGGAACGAGTACGACGTTAATTTGCGCTACGGTGTCGATAGCCGGATGTCGCTGGCTGGGAAGGTTGTGGTGATCACCGGCGGTCTGGGCGGCATCGCGATGGCCGCCAATCGCCTGCTGCTGGAAAAGGGCGCGCGCCTGGTATTGATGTACCCGGCCTTTGAACAGGACAAGGCCGCGGCGGCGCTGCGAGAGTTGGGTGAAGAACAGGTATTCTGCCAGGTGTGCGACGTGACCGATTCCGACTCGGTGGCTGCCGCCTTCAACGCGGCTCAATATCGCTTTGGCCGGCTCGATATCCTGGTCAACTGCGCGGGCTACGTCAATTTGCAGCCGGCGACGGAGGTCACGCTCGAGGAGTGGCAGCGCCATCTGGCGGTCAATCTCACCGGGCCCTTCCTGTGTTCGCAGGAACTGGCGCGCCGTGCGATAACCGCCGGCCACGGCGGTAAAATCATCAACATCGCATCGCAGGCGGCCTCCATCGCCATTGACGATCACTGCGCATACACCTCCGCCAAGGCGGGGCTGCTGGGCATGACCAAGGTGATGGCCAAAGAATGGGCGCCGCACGGCATTACGGTCAACACGTTATCGCCCACCGTGGTGCTGACGCCTATGGGAGAGAAAGCCTGGCGCGGCGAGAAGGGCGAGGCGATGAAAAAGCTGATCCCGCTGGGGCGTTTTGCTTATACCGACGAAATTGCGGCGGCGATCCTGTTTTTTGCCAGCAACGGCAGCGACATGATCACCGGCGCGGACCTGATGATCGACGGCGGTTTTACCATTTGGTAA
- a CDS encoding transketolase family protein, whose amino-acid sequence MQDLRDAVVTALIEQQLAGADLSVMVADSTSTSKIAPFEQAYPERVVNVGIAEQNMVGMAAGMALSGRTVFTANAAPFLFARSNEQMKNDVCYTETNVKMLGLNAGFGYGPLGATHHCMNDIAIARTLGNLSIYAPADARQAAEIVRHVIAQPGPAYIRMDSDKLPVLNANYHFRPGEPEVLHQGSDSLVFCLGTVAHEAMKVLELGENPTIVSLPSLWPLNEAAVVALIRSHRRVLTMEEHALSGGLGTIIGELLLRHQLSRPFTALGMPAYEFTHSSSRAALRRQYAIDAAGLQAQLTQ is encoded by the coding sequence ATGCAGGATTTACGCGATGCCGTGGTGACGGCGTTGATTGAACAGCAACTGGCGGGTGCGGATCTGAGCGTGATGGTGGCGGACTCCACGTCCACGTCGAAAATTGCACCTTTTGAACAGGCTTATCCAGAGCGGGTGGTGAACGTCGGTATCGCCGAGCAGAACATGGTGGGCATGGCCGCCGGCATGGCGCTCAGCGGCAGAACGGTCTTTACTGCCAACGCGGCGCCTTTCCTGTTCGCGCGTTCCAACGAGCAGATGAAGAACGACGTTTGCTACACGGAAACCAACGTGAAAATGCTCGGCCTGAATGCCGGATTCGGCTATGGGCCGCTGGGGGCGACGCACCACTGCATGAACGATATCGCCATCGCCCGCACGCTGGGTAATCTCAGCATCTATGCGCCTGCGGACGCGCGGCAAGCGGCGGAGATTGTCCGCCATGTCATCGCGCAACCCGGCCCAGCCTATATCCGTATGGACAGCGACAAGCTGCCGGTGTTGAACGCGAACTATCACTTCCGTCCCGGAGAGCCGGAGGTGTTGCATCAGGGCTCTGACAGTCTGGTGTTTTGCCTGGGAACGGTGGCTCATGAGGCGATGAAGGTGCTGGAGTTGGGCGAAAACCCGACCATCGTTTCGCTGCCTTCGCTCTGGCCGCTCAATGAGGCGGCGGTAGTGGCGTTGATACGTTCGCACCGCCGGGTGCTGACCATGGAGGAGCACGCCCTCAGCGGCGGCCTGGGCACTATCATCGGTGAGCTGTTGCTGCGGCATCAGCTGTCGCGGCCGTTTACCGCACTGGGCATGCCGGCTTATGAATTTACCCACAGCAGCAGTCGGGCGGCGCTGCGGCGGCAATACGCCATCGACGCAGCAGGATTGCAGGCGCAATTAACTCAATAG
- a CDS encoding transketolase, whose translation MDFLTIKNTARLARRYVLTMNHKAGKGHTGADLSEIDIICTLYMAVMDRSNARPDQDRFILSKGHGAGGFYCSCAAMGLLDPAVLDQFMGDDTLLAGHPVRQKLPELVEINSGGLGHGLPIAVGLALGNKLAGRAHRRAFVLLGDGELAEGSNWEAAMAASKFKLDNLIAIVDRNRLQLAGKTEAIMPLEPLAEKWRAFGFETLECDGHDPAALVAAIQRPSQDKPRVILANTEKGHGVSFMANVAAWHHAVPDEQQLAQALAELEG comes from the coding sequence ATGGACTTCCTGACGATTAAAAACACGGCGCGCCTGGCGCGCCGATATGTGCTGACCATGAACCATAAGGCAGGCAAGGGCCATACCGGCGCCGATCTGTCGGAAATCGACATCATCTGCACCTTGTATATGGCGGTGATGGATCGCAGCAATGCCAGGCCCGATCAGGATCGGTTCATTTTATCTAAAGGGCACGGCGCCGGCGGTTTTTACTGCAGCTGTGCGGCGATGGGCCTGCTCGATCCGGCGGTGCTCGATCAGTTTATGGGCGACGACACCTTGCTGGCCGGGCATCCGGTACGGCAGAAGCTGCCGGAGCTGGTCGAGATTAACTCCGGCGGTTTAGGGCATGGCCTGCCGATCGCCGTGGGGCTGGCGCTGGGCAACAAATTGGCCGGGCGCGCGCACCGCCGCGCTTTCGTGTTGCTGGGTGACGGTGAACTGGCGGAGGGATCCAACTGGGAGGCGGCGATGGCGGCCAGCAAATTCAAGCTGGATAACCTGATTGCCATCGTCGATCGCAACCGGCTGCAGCTGGCGGGCAAGACAGAGGCCATCATGCCGCTGGAACCGCTGGCGGAAAAGTGGCGCGCTTTCGGTTTCGAAACCCTGGAGTGCGACGGGCACGATCCTGCGGCGCTGGTGGCGGCGATCCAACGCCCGAGTCAGGACAAACCGCGGGTGATTTTGGCCAATACCGAAAAGGGTCACGGCGTGTCGTTTATGGCTAACGTTGCCGCCTGGCATCACGCGGTACCGGACGAACAACAGCTGGCGCAGGCGCTGGCGGAACTGGAGGGGTGA
- a CDS encoding DeoR/GlpR family DNA-binding transcription regulator encodes MKSKSEQLAEMQQRREKILDMIREDGSATVKMLTDTFKLTEATIRTDLRVLQQQGYVQRFHGGATLVDGKQNTHAMLLERQVNLTAKDRIGKLAAGFIEPGDTIILDSGTTTTAIANHLSHIKKLSVITTGVNIALQLGGEPGVNILLTGGSFKFPTLSTSGDKAASFFENVLAQKLFLATACISPRHGLSFPSETDIKLKTAMINAANTVYVVADSSKIDKVSMFALPCDWQHIDYLITDDGISHTAIQAFEKVGVKVLVAGA; translated from the coding sequence TTGAAAAGCAAAAGCGAACAGCTGGCGGAAATGCAGCAACGGCGCGAAAAGATCCTCGACATGATCCGCGAAGACGGCTCGGCGACGGTCAAAATGCTTACCGATACCTTCAAGCTGACCGAGGCGACCATTCGTACCGACCTGCGGGTTCTGCAGCAACAAGGCTATGTGCAGCGTTTTCACGGCGGCGCAACCTTGGTCGATGGCAAGCAAAATACCCATGCCATGCTGCTGGAGCGCCAGGTCAACCTGACCGCCAAGGATCGCATCGGCAAGCTCGCCGCCGGTTTTATCGAGCCGGGCGACACCATCATTCTTGACTCGGGCACCACTACCACAGCTATCGCCAATCACCTGAGCCACATCAAGAAACTGTCCGTTATCACCACCGGCGTCAATATCGCGTTGCAGCTGGGCGGCGAACCGGGCGTGAACATTTTGCTGACCGGCGGCTCGTTCAAATTTCCGACGCTCTCCACTTCAGGGGACAAAGCCGCCAGCTTCTTCGAAAACGTGTTGGCCCAGAAACTGTTCCTCGCGACGGCCTGCATCTCACCCCGCCATGGACTCAGTTTCCCAAGCGAAACCGACATCAAACTGAAAACGGCGATGATCAACGCAGCCAATACGGTGTATGTGGTTGCCGATTCAAGCAAAATCGATAAGGTGTCGATGTTCGCTTTGCCCTGCGACTGGCAGCATATCGACTATTTGATTACCGATGACGGTATCAGCCATACCGCCATACAGGCCTTTGAGAAAGTAGGGGTAAAGGTGTTGGTGGCAGGCGCCTGA
- the pgpB gene encoding phosphatidylglycerophosphatase B: MYEIAKRTAGGALLLLLMPLVVWVSGWHWQPGGNDQLLKVLYWVTETVTSPWGILTSAILCGWFLWCLRFRLKPAIGLAMLLFAALLIGQGVKSLIKDRVQEPRPFVVWLEQTHGVDGKYFYSLDRKERSALVREQLQDQTLVPSWLRKHWQFETGFAFPSGHTMFAATWALLGVGLLWPRRHYKTVALLMVWAAGVMGSRLMLGMHWPRDLAMATLISWLLVVVTCWLAQRWFGPLTPPPQEQHEIAACKPE, translated from the coding sequence ATGTATGAGATAGCAAAACGCACGGCGGGCGGCGCGTTGCTGCTGCTGTTGATGCCGCTGGTGGTCTGGGTATCCGGCTGGCATTGGCAACCGGGCGGCAATGACCAGCTGCTGAAAGTGCTGTACTGGGTGACTGAAACCGTGACCTCGCCGTGGGGCATTCTGACCAGCGCGATCCTCTGCGGCTGGTTTTTGTGGTGCCTGCGCTTTCGGCTGAAGCCGGCCATCGGGCTGGCGATGCTGCTTTTCGCCGCGCTGTTGATTGGGCAGGGCGTCAAGTCGTTGATCAAGGATCGGGTGCAAGAACCGCGTCCTTTCGTGGTGTGGCTGGAGCAAACCCACGGCGTGGACGGCAAGTATTTCTACTCGCTGGATCGCAAAGAGCGCAGCGCGCTGGTGCGCGAGCAGTTGCAAGACCAGACGCTGGTGCCGAGCTGGCTGCGCAAGCACTGGCAGTTTGAAACCGGCTTCGCTTTCCCGTCGGGGCACACGATGTTCGCCGCCACCTGGGCGCTATTGGGCGTAGGGTTGCTGTGGCCACGACGCCATTACAAAACCGTCGCGCTGCTGATGGTGTGGGCGGCCGGCGTGATGGGTAGCCGCCTGATGCTGGGCATGCACTGGCCGCGCGATCTGGCGATGGCTACGCTAATCAGCTGGTTGCTGGTGGTGGTTACCTGCTGGCTGGCGCAGCGCTGGTTCGGCCCGCTGACGCCGCCGCCGCAAGAGCAGCATGAAATCGCGGCGTGCAAGCCGGAATAA
- the ribA gene encoding GTP cyclohydrolase II, protein MQLKRVAEAKLPTPWGDFLMVGFEELATGHDHLALVFGDISGEAPVLARVHSECLTGDALFSLRCDCGFQLEAALEQIAEEGRGILLYHRQEGRNIGLLNKIRAYALQDKGADTVEANHQLGFAADERDFTLCADMFKLLGVDAVRLLTNNPKKVEILTEAGINISERVPLIVGRNPKNERYLATKAAKMGHLLDQK, encoded by the coding sequence ATGCAGCTTAAACGGGTGGCAGAGGCTAAACTGCCGACACCTTGGGGCGATTTCCTGATGGTAGGATTCGAAGAACTGGCGACCGGGCATGACCATCTGGCGCTGGTATTCGGTGATATTTCCGGCGAAGCGCCGGTGCTCGCGCGCGTGCATTCCGAGTGTCTGACCGGCGATGCCTTGTTCAGCCTGCGCTGCGACTGCGGTTTTCAACTGGAAGCCGCGCTGGAGCAGATCGCCGAAGAAGGCCGCGGCATCCTGCTTTATCATCGCCAGGAGGGCCGCAATATCGGCCTGTTGAACAAAATCCGCGCCTACGCCCTGCAGGATAAGGGCGCTGACACCGTGGAAGCCAACCATCAGCTCGGCTTCGCCGCCGACGAGCGCGACTTCACCCTGTGCGCCGACATGTTCAAGCTGCTGGGCGTCGACGCGGTGCGTTTGCTGACCAACAACCCGAAAAAGGTCGAGATCCTGACCGAAGCCGGCATCAACATCAGCGAGCGCGTGCCGCTGATCGTCGGCCGCAACCCGAAGAACGAACGCTACCTGGCGACCAAGGCCGCCAAAATGGGCCATTTGCTCGACCAGAAGTGA
- the acnA gene encoding aconitate hydratase AcnA yields the protein MSSDLRETSMDKLVALNSEYYYYSLPLAAKQLGDIDRLPKSMKVLLENLLRHVDGDTVQVDDLKAIVAWLQTGHADREIAYRPARVLMQDFTGVPAVVDLAAMREAVRRLGGNVDQVNPLSPVDLVIDHSVTVDEFGDDSAFEDNVRIEMQRNHERYTFLRWGQKAFNRFRVVPPGTGICHQVNLEYLGQTVWHSDESGRRVAYPDTLVGTDSHTTMINGLGILGWGVGGIEAEAAMLGQPVSMLIPDVVGFKLTGKLREGITATDLVLTVTQMLRKHGVVGKFVEFYGDGLADLPLADRATIANMSPEFGATCGFFPVDDVTLGYMKLSGRSAEQIALVEAYAKAQGMWRNPGDEPVFTSSLALDMSTVEASLAGPKRPQDRVALPNVPQAFKAATELDIGGHKAKSDSKTFTLDGQQHELRDGAVVIAAITSCTNTSNPSVMMAAGLLAKNAVKKGLRSKPWVKTSLAPGSKVVTDYFDSAKLTAYLEELGFNLVGYGCTTCIGNSGPLPDPIEQAIKEGDLTVGAVLSGNRNFEGRIHPLVKTNWLASPPLVVAYALAGSMKIDLTKEPLGAGNDGQPVYLKDIWPSSQDIAQAVEEVRTEMFHKEYGEVFDGDANWQAIQVTGSATYQWQADSTYIRHPPFFSTMKVKPDPVQDIKDARILAILADSVTTDHISPAGNIKRDSPAGRYLSEHGVAPQDFNSYGSRRGNHEVMMRGTFANIRIRNEMVPGVEGGYTRHIPSQQQLSIYDAAMQYQQEKVPLAVIAGKEYGSGSSRDWAAKGPRLLGVRVVIAESFERIHRSNLIGMGILPLEFPQGVTRKTLGLTGDEQISVGGLQQLQPGQTVPVHITYADGRKEVIDTRCRIDTGNELTYYENDGILHYVIRKML from the coding sequence ATGTCGTCCGATCTTCGTGAAACAAGTATGGATAAGCTGGTTGCGCTGAATAGCGAATATTACTATTACAGTCTGCCACTGGCGGCGAAGCAACTGGGTGATATCGACCGGTTGCCGAAATCAATGAAAGTGCTGTTGGAAAACCTGCTGCGCCATGTGGATGGCGACACCGTGCAGGTTGACGACCTCAAGGCCATCGTTGCCTGGCTGCAAACCGGCCATGCTGACCGTGAGATCGCCTATCGCCCGGCGCGCGTGCTGATGCAGGATTTTACCGGCGTTCCGGCGGTGGTGGATCTGGCGGCGATGCGTGAAGCGGTGCGGCGGCTGGGCGGCAATGTCGATCAGGTGAACCCGCTGTCGCCGGTGGATCTGGTGATCGACCACTCGGTCACCGTCGATGAGTTTGGCGATGACAGTGCTTTTGAAGACAACGTGCGTATCGAAATGCAACGCAACCACGAACGCTACACCTTCCTGCGCTGGGGGCAGAAAGCCTTCAACCGCTTCCGCGTGGTGCCGCCGGGCACCGGCATCTGTCACCAGGTTAACCTCGAATATCTTGGCCAAACGGTCTGGCACAGCGACGAAAGCGGTCGCCGTGTGGCTTATCCCGATACGCTGGTGGGCACCGACTCCCACACCACCATGATTAACGGCCTGGGCATTCTCGGTTGGGGCGTCGGCGGTATCGAAGCGGAAGCGGCGATGCTGGGCCAGCCGGTGTCGATGTTGATCCCGGACGTGGTCGGCTTCAAGCTGACCGGCAAGCTCCGCGAGGGCATTACCGCCACCGACCTGGTGCTCACCGTGACCCAAATGCTGCGCAAGCACGGCGTTGTCGGCAAATTCGTCGAGTTTTACGGTGACGGGCTGGCCGATCTGCCGCTGGCGGATCGGGCAACCATCGCCAACATGTCGCCGGAGTTCGGCGCCACCTGTGGCTTCTTCCCGGTGGATGATGTCACGCTCGGCTATATGAAACTCAGCGGCCGCAGTGCCGAACAAATCGCCTTGGTGGAAGCCTACGCCAAGGCGCAGGGTATGTGGCGTAACCCGGGTGATGAACCGGTCTTCACCAGCTCGCTGGCGCTGGATATGTCGACGGTGGAAGCCAGCCTTGCCGGGCCGAAACGCCCGCAGGATCGCGTCGCGCTGCCGAATGTGCCGCAGGCGTTCAAGGCTGCCACCGAGTTGGATATCGGCGGCCACAAGGCCAAGAGCGACAGCAAAACCTTTACGCTGGACGGGCAGCAGCACGAACTGCGCGACGGCGCGGTGGTGATCGCGGCGATTACCTCCTGCACCAATACCTCCAACCCGAGCGTGATGATGGCGGCCGGCCTGTTGGCGAAAAACGCCGTCAAGAAAGGGTTGCGCAGCAAGCCCTGGGTAAAAACCTCGCTGGCGCCGGGTTCCAAAGTGGTGACCGACTACTTCGACAGCGCCAAACTCACCGCCTATCTGGAGGAGCTGGGGTTCAACCTGGTGGGGTATGGCTGTACCACCTGTATCGGTAACTCCGGCCCGCTGCCGGATCCGATCGAGCAGGCGATCAAAGAGGGCGATCTGACCGTAGGCGCAGTGCTGTCGGGCAACCGCAACTTCGAAGGGCGCATTCACCCGCTGGTGAAAACCAACTGGCTGGCCTCGCCGCCGCTGGTGGTGGCTTATGCGCTGGCGGGCAGCATGAAGATTGATCTGACCAAAGAGCCGCTGGGCGCGGGCAACGACGGTCAACCGGTCTACCTGAAGGACATCTGGCCGAGCAGCCAGGACATCGCTCAGGCGGTGGAAGAAGTGCGCACCGAGATGTTCCACAAGGAATACGGAGAAGTGTTCGACGGCGACGCCAACTGGCAGGCGATCCAGGTGACCGGTTCGGCGACCTATCAGTGGCAGGCTGATTCTACCTATATCCGCCATCCGCCGTTCTTCAGCACCATGAAGGTGAAGCCGGACCCGGTGCAGGACATCAAAGACGCGCGCATTCTGGCGATTCTGGCCGATTCGGTGACCACCGACCATATCTCGCCGGCAGGTAACATCAAGCGCGACAGCCCGGCGGGGCGTTACCTGAGCGAGCACGGCGTGGCGCCGCAGGATTTTAACTCCTACGGCTCGCGCCGCGGCAACCACGAAGTGATGATGCGTGGCACCTTCGCCAATATCCGCATCCGCAACGAAATGGTGCCGGGCGTGGAAGGGGGCTATACCCGCCATATTCCGTCGCAGCAGCAGCTGTCTATCTACGACGCCGCCATGCAGTATCAGCAAGAGAAGGTGCCGCTGGCGGTGATCGCCGGTAAAGAGTACGGCTCCGGCTCCAGCCGTGACTGGGCGGCGAAAGGGCCGCGCCTGCTGGGCGTGCGGGTGGTGATCGCCGAGTCCTTCGAACGTATTCACCGTTCCAACCTGATTGGCATGGGGATTTTGCCGCTGGAGTTCCCGCAAGGGGTGACGCGCAAAACGCTGGGGCTGACCGGGGATGAGCAGATCAGCGTCGGTGGTCTGCAGCAGCTGCAGCCGGGCCAGACGGTACCGGTGCATATTACCTATGCTGACGGGCGCAAGGAAGTGATCGACACCCGTTGCCGCATCGATACCGGCAATGAGCTAACCTACTACGAAAACGACGGCATCCTGCACTATGTGATCAGAAAAATGCTGTAA